DNA sequence from the Pyxidicoccus xibeiensis genome:
GCGGCGCTTCGACGCGGCGGCGCGCTCGGTGCACGAGGGCATGCGCCTGCTACCACCCGGCTCCCGCAAGGATGCGGAGGCCTGGGTGGCCCGGCTGGAGGCCGAGGAGCGCGCGCGGGTGGACTCGCGGCGCAAGGAGCTCGAGGACCCCCGGGCCCAGGAGCTGGAGCACCTGCTGGGCAACACGGGCGGCGCGGGGACCGCGTCGGACGCGCCCTAGCCTGGACTTCGCACAGCGCCCGTCAGATGGGTGCGTGGGAGTCCAGGTCGACCGGCACTGGCTGCGGGCGCTGGGATGGGTTCGCCACCAGGCGGGGCTGCGGGTAGATGAAGGTCGCGACCAGGGGCCACTCCAGCGTGGCGAAGTCCTGGAAGCGCATCTCCAGCGCCTCCTCGTGCGAGCCGGCCCGGAAGAGCAGCCGCTCCGTCAGGCTGAGTGACTCGTCCACCGCCACCGGCAGGCCATACAGCTCGCCGAAGGGGGGCTCCGCGCCCAGCTCGCAGTCGGGGAAGTAGCCGGAGAACTCATCCTCCGTGGCCAATCGCACGGTGCGCACGCCCAGCATGTCGCGGACCCTGTTGAGGTCCACCGTGCCCGCCGCGGGCACGACGACAATCCAGGGCTGCCGGTCCGCCAGGATGATGACGGACTTGGCCACCCTCCAGCCCGAGACGTGCAGCGCCTCGGCCAGCTCCTGGGCACTCACCGCGCGGGAGTGCCAGTAACGCTCGAAGCGCACGCGATTGCGCCGGAGGTAATGCTGTATCGATTCCGGAATCATGGGGAATGTCACCTCCTCGTCAGAGAAGGTGGGTACCCGGAGCGATTGAGACCATCGTACGAGGATGGTCCCTGGCTCCTCCGGAACCACTCC
Encoded proteins:
- a CDS encoding aminoacyl-tRNA deacylase, with translation MIPESIQHYLRRNRVRFERYWHSRAVSAQELAEALHVSGWRVAKSVIILADRQPWIVVVPAAGTVDLNRVRDMLGVRTVRLATEDEFSGYFPDCELGAEPPFGELYGLPVAVDESLSLTERLLFRAGSHEEALEMRFQDFATLEWPLVATFIYPQPRLVANPSQRPQPVPVDLDSHAPI